A window from Chrysemys picta bellii isolate R12L10 chromosome 2, ASM1138683v2, whole genome shotgun sequence encodes these proteins:
- the SDR16C5 gene encoding epidermal retinol dehydrogenase 2, translating into MNFFLETLKVLVLSIYFLLESLVLLFVPVRKKNVAGEIVLITGAGSGIGRLLALKFARLGVTLVLWDINQEGNKETSKLARENGAVRVHAYLCDCSKRQEIYRVADQVKKEVGDVSILINNAGIVTGKKFIDSPDSLVEKTMEVNTMAHFWTYKAFLPAMMASNHGHLVSIASSAGLIGVNGLADYCASKFAAVGFAEAVGLEMLALGKTGIKTTIVCPYFIDTGMFDGCKTKWPCLLPILDSNYAAEKIVSAIQREQVLLLMPRSMYFLCFLKSILPVKMGILLGDYVGAFHFMDHFRGRVKKD; encoded by the exons ATGAACTTCTTCCTGGAAACACTCAAAGTCCTGGTGCTCTCAATATATTTCCTGTTAGAATCTCTAGTGTTGTTGTTTGTTCCTGTGCGAAAGAAGAATGTTGCTGGTGAAATAGTACTTATAACAGGAGCCGGAAGTGGAATCGGAAGACTTCTAGCATTAAAATTTGCCCGCCTTGGAGTCACCCTTGTTCTCTGGGACATTAATCAAGAAGGTAACAAGGAAACAAGTAAACTAGCTAGAGAAAATGGAGCCGTGAGAGTGCATGCTTACTTGTGTGACTGCAGCAAAAGGCAAGAGATCTACAGAGTGGCAGATCAG GTTAAAAAAGAAGTTGGTGATGTTAGTATCCTAATCAACAATGCTGGTATTGTAACTGGAAAGAAGTTCATTGATTCCCCTGATTCACTTGTGGAGAAAACCATGGAGGTGAACACCATGGCACACTTCTGG ACTTACAAAGCCTTCCTTCCAGCCATGATGGCCTCTAACCATGGACACTTGGTTAGTATTGCAAGCTCAGCAGGACTGATTGGAGTCAATGGGCTAGCAG ATTATTGTGCAAGTAAATTTGCAGCGGTGGGCTTTGCAGAAGCAGTCGGTTTAGAAATGCTGGCTCTAGGGAAAACCGGCATTAAAACCACTATTGTGTGTCCTTACTTCATCGACACAGGAATGTTTGATGGTTGTAAAACCAA GTGGCCATGTCTACTTCCTATTCTAGATTCGAACTATGCAGCTGAGAAAATTGTGAGTGCTATTCAACGGGAGCAAGTGCTTCTGCTGATGCCACGAAGCATGTACTTTTTATGTTTTCTGAAAAG TATTTTGCCTGTGAAAATGGGAATACTCCTTGGAGACTACGTTGGGGCCTTCCACTTCATGGACCACTTCAGAGGTCGAGTGAAGAAGGACTGA